Proteins encoded by one window of Papio anubis isolate 15944 chromosome 7, Panubis1.0, whole genome shotgun sequence:
- the LOC108587044 gene encoding NADH dehydrogenase [ubiquinone] 1 beta subcomplex subunit 3-like — MAHEHGHSKMELPDCKQWKIEGTPLETVKKKLAARGLRDPWGRDEAWRDVSGFANNGSFTGALLQGFKWGFAAFVGAVGAEYYLESLNKDKHH; from the coding sequence ATGGCTCATGAACATGGACACAGTAAAATGGAACTTCCAGATTGTAAACAATGGAAGATAGAGGGGACACCATTAGAAACTGTCAAGAAGAAGTTGGCTGCACGAGGGCTAAGGGATCCATGGGGCCGTGATGAAGCTTGGAGAGATGTGAGTGGCTTTGCAAACAATGGTTCCTTTACTGGTGCATTATTACAAGGATTCAAATGGGGATTTGCTGCATTTGTGGGAGCTGTAGGAGCTGAATATTATCTGGAGTCCCTGAATAAAGATAAGCATCACTGA